A window of the Paraburkholderia sp. ZP32-5 genome harbors these coding sequences:
- a CDS encoding cytochrome-c peroxidase translates to MGKAAFFDPSLSASGKQSCASCHSPANAYGPPNGLAVQLGGPNLDRAGLRAVPSLRYLRAVPYWTYTQANSLKERLEDGDNQPIGGYTWDGRFNSPADQAAFPLLNPDEMANSGADDVAKKLSQSSYASQFRQAFGEDIFSRPADALADLGKVLQAFQFNDPSFAPYSSKFDRVLDGKDQFTPQEAHGLALFSDPDKGNCASCHLINKGAHGSHPALTDYNFQTLGVPRNMDIPANRDPNFFDMGLCGPLREDQAKLQKWFCGMFRTPTLRNVATRRVFFHNGKFHTLEDSVRFYVERDTDPKKWYSKDAHGHVVKFDDLPKNLRSNVDSKTEPLTNHLGGKPVWSDSDIRDVMAFMNTLTDADAQTVPR, encoded by the coding sequence ATCGGCAAGGCCGCGTTCTTCGATCCGTCGCTGTCGGCTTCCGGCAAGCAGTCGTGTGCGTCCTGCCACAGCCCCGCGAATGCCTATGGGCCGCCGAACGGTCTGGCTGTCCAGTTGGGCGGCCCCAATCTCGATCGAGCCGGATTGCGTGCTGTGCCGTCACTGCGCTATCTACGCGCTGTGCCTTACTGGACATACACGCAGGCAAATAGCCTGAAAGAGCGCCTCGAGGATGGAGATAATCAGCCGATCGGCGGATACACGTGGGATGGGCGCTTCAACAGCCCCGCGGATCAGGCTGCATTTCCGCTGCTCAATCCGGATGAAATGGCAAACAGCGGCGCGGACGACGTGGCGAAGAAGCTGAGCCAAAGCAGCTACGCATCGCAGTTCCGGCAAGCATTCGGCGAGGACATTTTCTCGCGACCGGCAGACGCGCTGGCGGACCTTGGCAAGGTACTGCAGGCATTCCAGTTCAATGACCCTTCGTTCGCACCGTACTCCAGCAAGTTCGACCGTGTGCTCGACGGCAAGGATCAGTTCACGCCACAGGAAGCGCACGGGCTGGCGCTGTTCAGCGACCCCGACAAGGGCAATTGCGCAAGCTGTCATCTGATCAACAAAGGCGCTCACGGCTCGCATCCGGCATTGACGGACTACAACTTCCAGACGCTGGGTGTGCCACGCAACATGGACATTCCGGCCAACCGTGATCCGAATTTCTTCGACATGGGGTTATGTGGGCCGCTGCGTGAAGACCAGGCGAAGCTGCAGAAGTGGTTCTGTGGAATGTTCCGCACGCCGACGCTTCGCAATGTCGCCACGCGACGCGTGTTCTTTCACAACGGCAAGTTCCATACGCTTGAGGATTCGGTGCGCTTCTATGTCGAGCGCGACACGGACCCGAAGAAGTGGTATTCGAAAGACGCGCATGGCCACGTCGTGAAGTTCGACGATCTGCCGAAGAATCTGCGCAGTAACGTCGATAGCAAAACGGAGCCGCTGACGAACCACCTGGGCGGCAAACCGGTCTGGTCGGACTCGGATATCCGCGACGTGATGGCATTCATGAATACCCTGACCGACGCGGACGCACAGACAGTGCCTCGCTAA
- a CDS encoding RidA family protein encodes MTRDDKFRQVAAEFGFDPEQEIKIGGKYTPVLIDGNTAYIAGQVPRVGEVVRFVGVVGESITLDDGRRAAAISTLRALTLIRNRCGTLDAIQAVPRITVFMRSAPDFTMQSEVADGASDVLYAVLGDAGVHTRTSVGVLQLPKGAAVEVDFIFSVRSV; translated from the coding sequence ATGACGAGAGACGATAAATTCAGGCAGGTGGCAGCCGAATTCGGATTCGATCCTGAACAGGAAATCAAGATCGGCGGAAAGTACACACCGGTTCTGATCGACGGCAATACTGCCTACATTGCCGGCCAGGTTCCGCGCGTGGGCGAGGTGGTACGCTTCGTTGGCGTGGTGGGCGAATCGATCACGCTGGACGACGGCCGTCGCGCTGCGGCGATTTCGACGCTGCGCGCGCTGACGCTGATCAGGAACAGATGCGGGACGCTCGACGCGATTCAGGCAGTGCCGCGCATCACCGTCTTCATGCGCAGCGCGCCGGACTTCACGATGCAAAGCGAAGTCGCCGATGGGGCGTCCGACGTGTTGTATGCGGTGCTGGGCGATGCCGGCGTGCATACGCGCACATCGGTTGGCGTGCTGCAATTGCCGAAGGGAGCGGCGGTGGAAGTGGACTTTATTTTCAGCGTGCGGTCTGTTTAG
- a CDS encoding LysR family transcriptional regulator → MPFDGRLFAGITVLAAVAESGSFVRAADALGLSPSGVSRAVSRLEKRVGVRLLDRTTRSLTLTDEGRRLYESVSPHLTSIEEAASAASGSANVVQGKLRVNVDPFFSRTVLASRLPDFLAQYPDLSLELLMRDNVGDLVADGFDLAVRFGPPPVGTLVARKLLDTRIITVASPGYIARCGRPANPREVASHERILFYNPVTAKPFEWEFHHGKKIEKINAQGRLLVSDVGAMLGACVAGAGIAQVMEIGVEQLMRDGLLLDVLPNWPDEKFPLYALLPSRRHPAAKVEAFIDFCRESLAPEKPVERRKVGKRGIR, encoded by the coding sequence ATGCCCTTCGACGGCCGGCTATTTGCAGGTATCACCGTGCTCGCCGCGGTGGCCGAGAGCGGTAGTTTCGTGCGCGCGGCGGATGCGCTCGGCCTGTCGCCTTCCGGCGTGAGCCGCGCGGTATCGCGTCTGGAGAAGCGCGTCGGCGTGCGCCTGCTCGATCGCACTACCCGCTCGCTGACGTTGACCGACGAAGGCCGGCGCCTTTACGAATCGGTGAGTCCGCATCTGACGAGTATCGAGGAGGCGGCTTCGGCGGCCTCCGGTTCCGCGAACGTCGTGCAAGGCAAACTGCGCGTCAATGTCGATCCGTTCTTTTCGAGGACTGTACTGGCATCGCGACTACCGGACTTCCTCGCGCAGTACCCGGATCTTTCGCTCGAACTGCTGATGCGCGATAACGTCGGCGACCTGGTGGCCGACGGCTTCGACCTCGCGGTGCGCTTCGGTCCGCCGCCGGTGGGGACGTTGGTTGCGCGAAAGCTGCTCGATACACGCATCATTACGGTTGCGTCGCCGGGCTATATCGCGCGATGTGGACGGCCCGCGAATCCTCGCGAGGTGGCCAGCCACGAACGCATCCTGTTCTATAACCCTGTCACGGCCAAACCGTTCGAATGGGAGTTTCATCACGGCAAGAAGATCGAGAAGATCAATGCGCAAGGGCGGCTGCTCGTGTCCGATGTAGGAGCGATGCTCGGCGCGTGCGTCGCGGGCGCTGGCATTGCCCAGGTGATGGAAATCGGCGTCGAGCAGCTGATGCGGGATGGCCTGCTGCTGGATGTTCTACCGAACTGGCCGGACGAGAAATTTCCGCTGTACGCGCTTCTGCCGTCACGACGCCATCCGGCGGCGAAGGTCGAGGCGTTTATCGATTTCTGTCGCGAATCGCTGGCGCCGGAGAAGCCGGTTGAGCGGCGTAAGGTGGGCAAACGGGGGATCAGATAA
- a CDS encoding aldo/keto reductase: MEVLKTQGIELPRLGFGTFRMPGADCQPVVESALELGYRHIDTAEMYQNEEAVGAAIASSGIGREQLHLTTKVWHENLKPESIRRALESSLAKLGVDYVDLYMVHWPSRDMNLGAVLETMQSFIQQGTVRAIGVCNFNMTLLKSAIDDIGAPIACHQIEYHPFLDQSKMLSYLREKAIPLVAYAPLAQGRAADDAVLREIGAKHGVGASQIALAWLLDQQGVAVIPKAGRRENQQANLDALTVKLDDEDRQAIARLPKNQRFVTPPFSPEWDK; this comes from the coding sequence ATGGAAGTTTTGAAAACGCAGGGTATCGAATTGCCACGTCTTGGTTTCGGCACATTCCGGATGCCGGGCGCGGATTGTCAGCCTGTGGTGGAGAGCGCGCTCGAACTCGGATATCGCCATATCGACACCGCTGAGATGTATCAGAACGAGGAGGCAGTGGGTGCCGCCATTGCATCGTCCGGCATCGGCCGCGAGCAGCTGCATCTGACGACCAAGGTATGGCATGAGAACCTGAAGCCGGAGTCGATCCGGCGCGCGCTCGAAAGCAGCCTTGCCAAACTCGGTGTCGATTACGTGGACCTGTATATGGTCCATTGGCCTTCCCGGGACATGAACCTTGGCGCGGTACTGGAGACCATGCAGAGTTTCATTCAACAAGGCACGGTACGCGCAATCGGTGTGTGCAACTTCAACATGACGTTGCTGAAAAGCGCAATCGATGACATCGGTGCTCCGATTGCCTGTCATCAGATCGAGTATCACCCGTTTCTCGATCAGTCGAAGATGCTGTCCTATTTGCGCGAGAAAGCGATTCCGCTCGTCGCCTATGCGCCGCTTGCGCAGGGCAGAGCCGCCGACGATGCGGTGTTGCGCGAAATCGGCGCGAAGCATGGCGTGGGCGCGTCGCAGATCGCGCTTGCATGGCTGCTGGATCAGCAGGGCGTCGCGGTGATTCCTAAAGCCGGCCGACGGGAAAATCAGCAAGCTAATCTGGACGCGCTGACAGTGAAACTCGACGACGAGGATCGGCAAGCGATTGCGCGATTGCCGAAGAATCAGCGGTTCGTTACGCCTCCGTTCTCGCCGGAATGGGATAAGTAA
- a CDS encoding GGDEF domain-containing protein — protein sequence MSIPTALIGIAMLSCLMGVTVLGSLFRAQIPGIHRWCWATGLLVVTATLLLFRRMDIVVVSASVLLIVASLMALQGFRQFFHQRPSTTWEYVAIGPILAAIVYWTYVSPDVDARGALISGYLAYIRFVIAWIVQRHRPAGRPKYGYHFVSAAAILGALVHAVRCVIYGFGLAHETVFLEPTPINVAFLGVATMTLPALSVGMVMLAHDRLAERMERLATIDDLTGVLGRRAFIAQSEALFDVAKVTRSKLSIAILDIDNFKSINDRYGHAAGDKALAQVASTISSGIRQTDVVGRIGGEEFALLLPLTGKEDAARLTNRLRAIVAESVSRAPNGDVTCTLSAGIDEFGASDTVASVMARADTALYAAKASGRNCVMLAGASHSRWAEPTETGAAR from the coding sequence ATGTCCATCCCGACCGCCCTTATCGGCATTGCAATGTTGTCCTGCCTGATGGGCGTCACCGTTCTCGGTTCGCTATTTCGCGCGCAAATCCCCGGAATACACCGTTGGTGCTGGGCAACGGGTCTGCTGGTCGTCACAGCGACGCTGCTGCTGTTCCGGCGGATGGATATCGTCGTGGTCAGCGCGAGCGTATTGCTGATCGTCGCATCGCTGATGGCGTTGCAGGGTTTTCGGCAATTCTTTCATCAGCGGCCATCGACTACCTGGGAATACGTCGCAATCGGCCCGATCCTCGCCGCGATCGTCTACTGGACCTACGTATCGCCCGACGTGGACGCCCGAGGTGCGCTGATATCCGGGTATCTCGCCTACATCCGCTTCGTTATCGCGTGGATCGTGCAACGGCACCGGCCGGCGGGCCGGCCGAAATACGGCTATCACTTCGTGTCCGCTGCCGCGATCCTCGGGGCGTTGGTCCATGCGGTTCGTTGTGTCATCTATGGATTCGGCCTCGCGCATGAAACTGTTTTTCTGGAGCCGACGCCGATCAACGTGGCGTTTCTCGGCGTCGCCACGATGACATTGCCGGCGCTGTCAGTCGGTATGGTGATGCTGGCGCATGACCGGCTGGCGGAGCGCATGGAACGCCTCGCCACCATCGACGACCTGACGGGCGTGCTCGGCCGGCGTGCTTTTATCGCCCAGAGCGAGGCGCTGTTCGATGTGGCAAAGGTGACCCGATCGAAGCTCTCCATCGCTATTCTGGACATCGATAACTTCAAGAGCATCAATGACCGATACGGGCACGCGGCCGGCGATAAAGCGCTAGCGCAGGTTGCTTCGACGATATCGAGCGGCATAAGGCAAACCGACGTCGTGGGCCGGATCGGCGGCGAGGAATTCGCGCTGTTGCTGCCGCTGACCGGCAAGGAGGATGCGGCCCGCCTGACGAACCGGTTGCGCGCAATCGTCGCGGAGTCTGTTTCGCGCGCACCGAACGGTGACGTCACCTGCACGCTCAGCGCGGGTATCGACGAATTCGGGGCCAGCGATACCGTTGCGTCGGTGATGGCGAGAGCCGATACGGCACTCTATGCGGCCAAGGCCAGCGGTAGAAACTGCGTGATGCTTGCCGGCGCGTCACATAGCCGATGGGCCGAACCCACGGAGACGGGCGCGGCACGGTGA
- a CDS encoding GFA family protein, whose product MLRTYHGSCHCQSIRFEARIDFGKGTSKCNCSFCSRLRFWNVKVRPEEFRLLADETALTEYRGNNPVARHPFCKRCGVHVFDRIDMPNGTGYPYININILCIEGLDIDEALNAPITYHDGLHDDWGNPPAQCRHL is encoded by the coding sequence ATGCTGCGCACATATCATGGAAGCTGCCATTGCCAATCGATCAGGTTCGAAGCCCGAATCGATTTCGGCAAAGGTACGTCGAAGTGCAATTGCAGCTTTTGCAGCAGACTGCGATTCTGGAACGTCAAGGTTCGCCCGGAAGAGTTTCGTCTCCTTGCCGATGAAACCGCGCTGACGGAATATCGCGGCAACAATCCGGTCGCGCGTCATCCGTTCTGCAAACGTTGCGGCGTGCACGTATTCGATCGCATCGATATGCCGAACGGAACGGGGTACCCGTATATCAACATCAACATCCTGTGCATCGAAGGGCTCGACATCGACGAAGCACTGAATGCGCCCATCACCTACCACGACGGCCTGCACGATGATTGGGGCAATCCGCCGGCGCAATGCCGGCATCTCTGA
- a CDS encoding phospholipase D-like domain-containing protein, translating to MKTFSATTPKLPAGGTASSQDQPFQSFQWGDYSAKPAHKYTYTLIAMYGKPGALEKGVSVDISIDTEVEDGDSHSVYFNRGAIASQEYARRFQDKAPDVVGQAAYDWLSRGLLEAITRFIGKATDHTFALRVAIYEFQWPAVLDALKAASTRGVDVKVIFDAIENAKEDPVAKNEEAIAHAGIENICHGFTNGKIMHNKFIVLMKDDIAIEVLTGSTNYTENGIFGHLNCAHVVSDKAVAGTYLQYWSELSKNPTLAEIRSWDDETTPAPNVPPVEGTGQVFSPQKGTATLTTYANIAALAKRALFMTFAFGMNADFVPVYKEGGDVLRFALMDKEGTGKGIAAAKEQIAEIRKVNGAVVAIGQNIATNEFDHWLRERDGLAPGEYVRWVHTKFMLVDPLSDDPIVITGSANFSNASVETNHENMLVIRGDKRVADIYLGEFMRQFSSYAFRDAVAASNADDPENFERQSLTADNTWINRYGKPGSAGALRRSYFAGE from the coding sequence ATGAAAACGTTTTCAGCTACGACGCCCAAACTTCCGGCAGGCGGCACTGCATCGAGTCAAGACCAACCCTTCCAGTCATTTCAATGGGGTGACTACTCCGCGAAGCCCGCGCATAAGTACACGTACACGTTGATTGCGATGTACGGCAAGCCTGGCGCATTAGAGAAAGGCGTTTCGGTGGATATTTCGATCGACACCGAAGTCGAGGACGGCGATAGCCACAGCGTCTATTTCAATCGCGGCGCGATCGCTTCGCAGGAGTACGCGCGCCGCTTCCAGGACAAGGCGCCCGATGTGGTCGGCCAGGCCGCATACGACTGGCTATCGCGCGGTCTGCTCGAAGCGATTACGCGTTTCATCGGCAAGGCCACCGATCATACGTTCGCGCTGCGTGTTGCCATTTACGAGTTTCAATGGCCAGCGGTTCTCGATGCGCTGAAGGCAGCTTCGACGCGCGGCGTCGACGTGAAGGTGATTTTCGATGCAATCGAAAACGCGAAAGAAGATCCCGTTGCCAAAAACGAGGAAGCGATAGCACACGCCGGTATCGAGAACATTTGCCACGGCTTTACCAATGGCAAGATCATGCATAACAAGTTCATCGTGTTGATGAAAGACGATATTGCAATTGAAGTACTCACCGGCTCGACCAATTACACCGAGAACGGCATTTTCGGTCACTTGAATTGCGCGCACGTGGTGAGCGATAAAGCCGTAGCCGGCACATACCTTCAGTATTGGAGCGAGCTGTCGAAGAACCCGACGCTTGCGGAAATACGCAGCTGGGACGACGAGACAACGCCCGCTCCGAACGTACCGCCTGTTGAAGGGACCGGCCAGGTGTTCTCTCCGCAAAAAGGCACCGCGACGCTGACGACCTACGCGAATATCGCGGCGCTGGCCAAACGTGCGTTGTTCATGACTTTCGCGTTCGGGATGAATGCGGACTTCGTGCCGGTCTATAAGGAAGGCGGCGATGTATTGAGGTTTGCGCTGATGGACAAGGAAGGCACCGGTAAAGGCATCGCCGCCGCTAAAGAGCAAATTGCGGAAATCCGCAAGGTCAATGGCGCTGTCGTTGCAATCGGTCAGAACATCGCGACGAACGAATTCGATCACTGGTTGCGCGAACGCGATGGTCTGGCGCCGGGCGAATACGTGCGCTGGGTCCACACGAAGTTCATGCTGGTCGATCCGCTTTCGGACGATCCGATCGTCATTACCGGTTCGGCGAACTTCAGCAACGCGAGTGTCGAAACCAATCATGAGAACATGCTCGTGATTCGCGGCGACAAGCGCGTCGCGGATATCTACCTGGGCGAGTTCATGCGGCAATTCTCCAGCTATGCGTTCAGAGACGCAGTCGCGGCCTCGAATGCCGACGATCCGGAGAACTTCGAGCGGCAATCTCTTACCGCCGACAATACGTGGATCAATCGCTACGGAAAGCCCGGCTCGGCAGGGGCATTGCGTCGCAGCTATTTCGCGGGCGAGTAA
- a CDS encoding peroxiredoxin, whose translation MSLRINDVAPNFTARTTQGTIDFHDWIGDQWAILFSHPKDFTPVCTTELGYMAKIEPEFAKRNAKLIGLSVDPVEDHEKWAADIEETQGAAVKYPMIGDTDLAVAKLYNMLPADEAGTSEGRTAATNATVRSVFIVGPDKKIKLMLTYPMTTGRNFDEILRVLDSMQLTAKHRVATPVNWKQGDDVIITGAVSNEEAQQLFPGFKTIKPYLRTTKQPG comes from the coding sequence ATGTCACTCCGCATCAATGACGTCGCGCCCAATTTCACCGCGCGCACCACGCAAGGCACCATCGATTTCCATGACTGGATTGGAGACCAGTGGGCCATCCTGTTTTCGCATCCGAAGGATTTCACGCCGGTCTGCACCACTGAACTGGGCTACATGGCGAAGATCGAGCCGGAGTTTGCGAAGCGCAATGCCAAGCTGATCGGCCTGTCGGTCGATCCGGTCGAAGACCACGAGAAGTGGGCCGCCGACATCGAGGAAACCCAGGGCGCCGCTGTTAAGTATCCGATGATCGGCGACACCGATCTGGCGGTCGCGAAGCTGTACAACATGCTGCCGGCCGACGAAGCCGGCACCAGCGAAGGGCGCACCGCCGCCACCAACGCGACCGTACGCTCGGTCTTTATCGTCGGTCCGGACAAGAAGATCAAGCTGATGCTGACTTATCCGATGACCACCGGCCGCAACTTCGACGAAATCCTGCGCGTGCTCGATTCGATGCAATTGACCGCGAAACACCGGGTGGCGACGCCGGTCAACTGGAAGCAGGGCGACGACGTGATCATCACCGGGGCAGTCAGCAACGAAGAAGCGCAGCAGCTGTTCCCGGGCTTCAAGACCATCAAGCCGTATTTGCGCACCACCAAGCAGCCAGGCTGA